Genomic DNA from Microbacterium sp. NC79:
TCCTTGATGTTACCGATCTTCTGGTTAGCGATCAGGATGTACGGGTCTTCGAAGACCGCTTCCTGACGCTCAGGGTCGGTGACGAAGTAGGGGTTCAGGTAGCCCTTGTCGAAGCGCATACCTTCGGTGAGCTCCAGCTCGGTGCCGAACGTGTTCGACTCCTCGACGGTGACAACACCTTCCTTGCCCACCTTGTCGATGGCCTCGGCGATGAGTGCACCGATGGCCGGGTCTGCGGCCGAGATCGATGCGGTAGCCGCGATCTCTTCCTTCGACTCGATTTCCTTAGCGTTCTCGAGGAGCTGAGCGGTGATGGCCTGAACAGCCTTCTCGATACCGCGCTTCAGCGAGATGGGGTCAGCGCCGGCTGCGACGTTGCGCAGACCTTCGCGCACGAGTGCCTGAGCCAGAACCGTAGCGGTCGTGGTTCCGTCACCAGCGACGTCATCCGTCTTCTTGGCAACTTCCTTAACGAGCTCTGCACCGATCTTCTCGTACGGGTCGTCGAGCTCGATTTCCTTGGCGATCGAGACACCGTCGTTCGTGATCGTGGGAGCGCCCCACTTCTTCTCGAGCACAACGTTGCGACCGCGCGGGCCAAGGGTTACCTTGACGGCGTCAGCCAGGATGTTGAGTCCGCGCTCGAGGCCACGACGTGCCTCCTCATCGAAAGCGATGATTTTAGCCATGAGTCTTTCGTCCTTCCTGGACGTCGGCGAATCAAATTTTTAGCACTCAGTGATGCCGAGTGCTAAACCCATTCTGGCACTCACCCCATGCGAGTGCAAGCCAGAAAGATCAGCCTTGGGCGGACAAAAGAACGGAACCGTCTCAGCCTGCAGGGGTGAAATCGGCACCGATCACGATGGTTAGCTGCGCAGCGTCAGCCGCGTCTCCCACCTGGTAGACATCGCTTTGTTCGACGAGGGCATCGCCGACGAGGCCGGCAACACCAAGAGCCGGGCTCTGATCTCCAGGGAGTGGGTAGTAAACCGTAGTGCGAGCGAAGTCTTTATCGTCCGAGTCGATCGAGAAGATCTGCTCCTGCGTCCAGCCATTCGCCACCAGAATCGCGGTGACTTCAGCGGTCTTCGCGGCGTCCGGTGTCGCGTTCAAAATCAGGATCGAGTAGCTCGTATCAATGCGGGCCTCGATCGGGGCCTGCGTGATGCCCGTTTGCGGCGTCTCGTCGCCAAACGAAATCTTGCCCATCACGACAAGCGCTCCGAAAACACCGCCGACGAAGAGGACGACGGCCGCGACGGATGCCCAGAGAAATGTGGCCCAGCCGCGCCCGCGCGGTAACTCAGCGCGGTGTGCTCCGACGCGGCCCTTGTCGCGGGCTACATCATCGAAGCGATCACGCGGGAAGTTCGAAGGCACCCGATGATGCTATCGAACCCAACCCGGAATCCTTGGCAGATTCTCCCAGCAACGGCGCTCGGCCTGCCCGCTGCCGCCGGATGCGGGCAGCCAGGAAAGGGTCGGTCGCCACCGCCGCCTGCGACAGGCTTACGCGCGCCAGCACCTGGTAATACCGCACCGCTGTGAGGCCCCAGCGCTCGGCAATCGCCTGCTCTTTCGCAGCGGAGTGTTGCGGCCAAGCGGCCTCGAACCGCAGCATGTCGTGCTCGGACTCAGCCAGAGAAGTGCTCATGGCTCGAGCGTAGGCCGAGGCTACGACATTGCCCCCGCAGCACTCTCGTCGTCGAACCAGTCGATCCAGCGGCCAAGCGGATCGGCCGCAGCGAGCACCACACCGTTGCGAGCCAGCGCGAAACCATCAGCGGGCACCCGCACCGTCGACGTCGTCCATGCTGAGTGCACGCGTGGCGCATCCAGCGTGATCCAGTCATCCGCCAGTTCGCGTACGACTGCGATCAGGCGTTCCCGCTCAGCCCATGCAATGTGCGGCAGCACCCCAGGCGTGGTGATCACGATGCGCGCCCCAGCGGGAGCCTGAGCGACGACAGCGGGCAGCACGTCAGCCGCGTTTCCCGCCACCATGAGCGGCGGTTGGGCAGCCACAATATCGAGCGCGGCCGCGATCCGCTCTTCGCGGCCGGTCTCCCCCGGCCATACCAGTGCTCGCAACCATGCTCGGTCGGCGTCATCGCGTGCATCCAGCGGATTCAGGTCGACGCCTGCGCGCCACACAATGGTCGGGCTTCGAAGCGGTGGAACCACGTGGCCACGAAGTGCGCATTGCAGCGTGACAGCACCGGCTGGTTCCGGAGCCCACCGCGCCACCTCGCCCGCCGCGGTGACATAGGAGTAGGTGTAGCGATCGGGGTAGAGGCAGAGCCCGGCCGAAGCACCGATCTCGATCAGCGCGATGGGCCCATCGATGGCGGCAAGCGCAGGCATCAGTGCGGCACAGCGAAGCGGCTCGTTGGTTTGCACCGACCGCCCTTCGCCTGCCGCACGAATCTCCGCTGCGTGCGCAAGAACCCAGTCGCGCCACCTGGTTCCGCTCTCCTGGGGAGCACCGGCGAGACGCATGACGGCGAAGATCAGCGGCGGCTGTCTGCGCTGCGGCGCAAAACTGGCCACGACCGCGGCGACCGCAGAGTCCGACGCAACAATGTGCGCCCACGCCTCGTATAGCGAGCTTCTACCTGGCGCTTCGTCTGTCGCGAATCGCGCATAACGCTCTTGAACCTCAGCAATGCTCACTCCCCCATTGTGACCGCTCTCGCGCCAGAGCCTGCGCCAGGGGTGAGAATAGAAGAGACAAAAGGAGCGACATGTCGTACAGCGTGAATAAGTCAGATGCCGAATGGCGCGAGAAGCTCGATGCCAACCAGTTTGCGGTGCTCCGCGAAGCGGCAACCGAGCGTGCTTGGACGGGTGAGCTCCTCGATGAGCACCGTGCGGGCCTCTACACCTGCGCGGGATGCGGTGCCGAGCTTTTCCAGAGCGGAACCAAGTTTGATTCCGGTTGCGGTTGGCCCAGCTTTTACGAGTCGGTACGGCCTGAGGCCGTCGAACTCATCGAAGACAATTCGCACGGCATGGTGCGCACCGAGGTGCGCTGTGCTGGGTGCGGTGGCCACCTCGGTCACGTCTTCCCCGATGGTTTCGGAACGCCGACTGGTGACCGTTACTGCATGAACTCGCTCGCGCTGTCGTTTACGCCCGAGAGCGAATGAGTGTGCGCGATGCGGTGCTGATGCGCCGCTCCTGGTCCAAGGTCACGGATGATGCTCCGACGCACGACGACATCCTTGCGCTTGTTGAAGCTGCCAGCCGTGTCGCCGATCACTCGTCGCTGAGCCCCTGGCGCGTGATCGAGCTGCGCGGTGATGCCCGCGAAAGGCTGGGCCGCGCGATAAACAAGGCCAATGGTGACAAGGGATCTTCATCGAAGCCGTTACGCGCACCGCTGCTGCTGGCGATCGTCTTTTCCCCGCAGAAGAGCGGCAAGGTTCCGTCATGGGAGCAGGAGGCCGTTGCGTCAGGTGTCGCGCACACACTCAGCCTGATGCTCGACGATGAGGGCTGGGGTGTGATTTGGCGCACCGGCGGCTATACCCGCTCGAAGGCGGTCGCGAAGATGCACAAGCTCGGCAAGCGCGAGCAGCTCATGGGCTGGCTTTATGTGGGTGGCAAGCCCGAAGGTAAGCGCGAAGGGCGTCGCAAGACGACCAACCCGCGCAAGAAGGTCACGGCGCTGTAGCGCGGAACCACGGGCTGGGTTGCAGAGGCCGCCAGCGTCGTGGGTGCACCTCTGCGATGCATTGGCGACCTGGTGTCGCCCTAACGACGTCGGCGTCGCTTCAGGCGGTTCCATGGCACCGTCGCGGTGATCACTGCGGCGAGGGCCAGCACGACCATGATCGTTGACTGCCACCATGCCGGCGGGTTGGATGCCGGGAAGAAGGCGTCAACGATGACCGATGTCGTGAGTTGCCCGACGACACTGGCAAGGCCAAGCAGGAGCACGCCGATGCGGTGTACGACCGCGGCTGACACGAAAATGTACAGCACACCGATGACACCGCCGACGTAGAGCCAGGGTTCGGTGGGCCAGGGGTTCGTCGGACCCATCAGGGTGACCGATATGACGGCGGCAATCGTCAGCACCGTCGTGCCCGCGATGAAGTTCATCAGCGTCGCGGTCATCGGGTTGCCAACGAGCAAGCCGAGTCGCCCGTTCGTTGCCTGCTGATAGGCGATGCCGACGCCAACACCGAATGGCATGAACAGGATCCACCACGGTGTCCGCTCGAGCAGGTCGCCGGTGAGGGCAACGACGACGGAGGCCAGCGCGAGTGCTGCACCGGCAGCGCGGCCGACGGTGACGGCAACCGCGCCTGCGGGCCCATAGCCGATGCGGTCGATGATGAGGCCGGTGACGGCTTGCCCAGCAACAATGCCGACGGTGAAAAGCGCGACACCAATAATGCCGACTGTGAGCCCCTGTGTTGCGACCGAGAACGCGCCAGCGAGGCCACCGGTGAGCAGGTACCAGGGAATCCGGCGATCGCGCACGCCGGTAACCAAGCGCTGCGCGCCGGCTCGGCCCGACTTCGTGAGCACCGTGATGACGATCAGCGCGGCAAGGCCAGATGCAAACGAAATGAATCCGGCAACAAAACCGTTCTCGAGGCGGGTGCCGAGGTTGCCGTTGATACGCGCCTGGATGGCGGTGAGCGCACCGACCATGATCGCGGCGAGAATTCCCATCCAGAAGGTTCTGCGACTCACGACCGAACTCATTGCACGCTCATGTTTCGCAGACACCACACGCTTTCAACCGTAGCGCTTCGCATCAGCCCACTTTGCCGCCCGCCGTGGTTCCGCCCCCGGTACCGCTCGCGTCGTTCAACTCCGCCGATGTTCCGCTCGGGTCGTTCCGCCCCCGATTTCTCCGGCAACATTCTCCGGTTCTCGCGATAGACGCCGGAACCTCGGAACCATTGGGGTCAGAGCACGAGGGATGTCGCAGAAAAATCGAAGGCCCCGCCTCTCAGAAACCTAAGATGACGGGGCCTTTTATCGAGAGCCGACTACGGGACTCGAACCCGTAACCCCCATATTACAAGTATGGTGCGCTACCAATTGCGCCAAGTCGGCAGAGCAACCAGCATACCGGTTACTCCGGGCGGTTACGTACCAGGTGCGGGCGTGACCGATTCTGTCGGTGCGGGTGTCGTCGCTTCCGGCGCGGGCGTTTCGGTTGCGACCTCGCTCGGTGTTGGCGTCGGCGTGGGTGCGTAGAACGCGTCAGATGACGCCTTCAGAACCGCCTGCGCAAACTCGGCAGCATTGCCGGGGTTACCGACGTACTTCACACCGTCGATAAGCACGAGGAACGAGCCGTCAAGCTTGACCTTCGAGTCAGCGACCTTCTTGCCTGCAACTTCGTCTGTCTGCTTCTTGGCCCAAACCGTGAACGTCTCGTCTTCAATACAAGCGCGCACCTTTTTCGGCTGGTCGGCGCCGATGGCGATGGCGAGGTCAGCGAGCTCCGCGTTGGAGTAGCCCTCGGTTTCGACGGCCGGCTGCGTTGCCAAGAGCTCATGGTGGTAGGCAAACAGGCTGACGGGCGAATACGTTGCCACGCACCCGACGGAAGCCATCGCGCGAACCGAGTACTTGGTTCCGTTCGACTGGCCGGTGACGGTGGCAATCGGGTAGTACGTCAGAGTAATAGCGCCTTCACGCACCCACTTTGCGAGCTGAACAGCGTTCGCGATCTGGAATGCGGAGGCATCAGCGTCGTGGTAGTCGGTATAGATGTTGACGTTCAACGGTGCAGCCGTGGGCGTCGCGTCAGGGGTTTCCTCGACCGGAACCTCTTCCGTTGCTTCCGGGGTCGCCGTCGGCTCGGTGATGGTTCCGTTGCCAGCTGACGTTGACGCGGACACCAGGTCAACGTCAACAACAAAGCCACCGTTAACGAGGTTCTTCGGCTCGGAGAGCGGCTTGCCCGCTTCGCCTGCGACAACGTTCGTGACGACGATAGCTGCGGCGGCGATCACGGCGACCGCCACAAAACCAATCACGCTGCGCCAAATCAGGCGGGAGCGCTTTTGCTGTGCGGAGACCAACTGGGCCTTCTCACGCACGGCATCACGCCGCGACTCCTGAGCAACCGGGGTGGTACCCGTGGTCGTCGGAACGATGCCGGTTTCTGGCTTCGCCTCGGGGAGATTCTGCTCCTCCGCAGGCGTTCCTTCTGCTTCTTCGTTTGACATGACACCTCATATTCGACCTGACGGGTTCAGGCCTTAGCCGCGCAAGGCAACCTCTCAATGTTAGTCCGACGCGCTGGGAAATACCCAGATGATCGGTCAACAGACGCTGGCATGGCGTCCATAATCCGCAGAAGAACGGGGCAAAATCTCTGCGCACACGGCACCGAGATCTGACATACTGGTCGAGGCCCAACGACGGGCCACGGCGGGGTTGCCCCCACCGCGCTTCACAACGGATCGTCCGGCACGTACCTGCCGGTGAAGGAGAAAAACAATGGCATCTGTAACTTTTGACGCCGCTACCCGCGTCTACCCGGGAGCAACGCGCGCCTCGGTTGACAAGATCAGCCTCGAGATCGAAGACGGCGAGTTCCTCGTTCTTGTCGGTCCTTCCGGTTGCGGTAAGTCGACCACCCTGCGCATGCTCGCTGGCCTCGAAGAGGTCAACTCGGGTCGCATCCTCATCGGCGACCGCGACGTCACCGACGTTCCGCCCAAGGACCGCGACATCGCGATGGTGTTCCAGAACTACGCGCTGTACCCGCACATGACGGTGGCTGAGAACATGGGCTTCGCGCTCAAGATCGCCGGCGTCAGCAAGCAGGAGCGCGCCCAGCGCGTTGAAGAGGCAGCCAAGCTCCTCGACCTCACCGACTACCTCAACCGCAAGCCGAAGGCTCTCTCGGGTGGTCAGCGTCAGCGTGTTGCTATGGGTCGCGCCATTGTGCGTGAGCCCCAGGTCTTCCTCATGGATGAGCCGCTGTCGAACCTTGACGCGAAGCTCCGTGTGCAGACGCGTACGCAGATCGCATCGCTGCAGCGTCGCCTTGGTGTCACCACGGTCTACGTCACGCACGACCAGACCGAGGCTCTCACCATGGGTGACCGCATCGCCGTTCTGAAGGACGGCCTGCTGCAGCAGGTTGGTACCCCGCGCGAGCTGTACGAACGCCCCGCAAACGAGTTCGTTGCTGGCTTCATCGGCTCCCCCGCCATGAACCTGTTCGAGGCAAAGATCGCAGACGGCGGCGTCGTCTGGGGCAACGAGATTGTCGCTGTTGAGCGCGACGTGCTCGCCAAGGCAACCGGCGAGACGGTCACGATTGGTATTCGCCCGGAAGACCTCGTTCTCGGTGGCGCAACCGACGGCGGCCTGCCCGTCACGATCGACCTGGTCGAAGAGCTCGGTGCTGACGGCTACCTCTATGGTCGCGCCGGTGCGGGCACGGACGCCGAGCACGAGATCGTGGCTCGCGTTGATGGCCGCAACCACCCGAACGCTGGCGAGACGGTTTCGCTCAAGCCTGTTGCCGGTCACCTGCACGTCTTCGACGCGACGACCGGTGAGCGTCTCACCGACAAGGCCATCGCTTCGGCGTAACAAACGCATAAGCAACGCGGTGCAGGGGTTTCCTTGCACCGCGTTGCTCATTATCCGGAGGAATCGTGTCGGAATCACTGACCATCACCGCCAGCGCAATCGACCCTGGCCTGCTTGACCTGCCCTGGTCTACGCCTCTTGGTCAGTGGCCGAGCAACACCATCGTTTCGCTGCCTAAGGGCTTGTCTCGACACCTTGTGCGCTTTGCCAGCCTGTCTGGCCGCGTCATTGCGGTGAAAGAGACCACCGAAGCGATGGCAACGCGCGAATACGAAATGCTCGGCAACCTGCAACGCCTCGATGTGCCATGCGTCGAACGCGTCGCCGTCATCGCTGGGCGCTCTGGGAAAGACGGAACCTCATTGCCCGCGGCTCTCGTGACCGCCCACT
This window encodes:
- a CDS encoding LytR C-terminal domain-containing protein; translated protein: MPSNFPRDRFDDVARDKGRVGAHRAELPRGRGWATFLWASVAAVVLFVGGVFGALVVMGKISFGDETPQTGITQAPIEARIDTSYSILILNATPDAAKTAEVTAILVANGWTQEQIFSIDSDDKDFARTTVYYPLPGDQSPALGVAGLVGDALVEQSDVYQVGDAADAAQLTIVIGADFTPAG
- a CDS encoding DUF3263 domain-containing protein, which encodes MSTSLAESEHDMLRFEAAWPQHSAAKEQAIAERWGLTAVRYYQVLARVSLSQAAVATDPFLAARIRRQRAGRAPLLGESAKDSGLGSIASSGAFELPA
- a CDS encoding DUF2332 domain-containing protein, with the protein product MSIAEVQERYARFATDEAPGRSSLYEAWAHIVASDSAVAAVVASFAPQRRQPPLIFAVMRLAGAPQESGTRWRDWVLAHAAEIRAAGEGRSVQTNEPLRCAALMPALAAIDGPIALIEIGASAGLCLYPDRYTYSYVTAAGEVARWAPEPAGAVTLQCALRGHVVPPLRSPTIVWRAGVDLNPLDARDDADRAWLRALVWPGETGREERIAAALDIVAAQPPLMVAGNAADVLPAVVAQAPAGARIVITTPGVLPHIAWAERERLIAVVRELADDWITLDAPRVHSAWTTSTVRVPADGFALARNGVVLAAADPLGRWIDWFDDESAAGAMS
- the msrB gene encoding peptide-methionine (R)-S-oxide reductase MsrB; its protein translation is MSYSVNKSDAEWREKLDANQFAVLREAATERAWTGELLDEHRAGLYTCAGCGAELFQSGTKFDSGCGWPSFYESVRPEAVELIEDNSHGMVRTEVRCAGCGGHLGHVFPDGFGTPTGDRYCMNSLALSFTPESE
- a CDS encoding nitroreductase family protein, whose product is MSVRDAVLMRRSWSKVTDDAPTHDDILALVEAASRVADHSSLSPWRVIELRGDARERLGRAINKANGDKGSSSKPLRAPLLLAIVFSPQKSGKVPSWEQEAVASGVAHTLSLMLDDEGWGVIWRTGGYTRSKAVAKMHKLGKREQLMGWLYVGGKPEGKREGRRKTTNPRKKVTAL
- a CDS encoding DMT family transporter; this encodes MSRRTFWMGILAAIMVGALTAIQARINGNLGTRLENGFVAGFISFASGLAALIVITVLTKSGRAGAQRLVTGVRDRRIPWYLLTGGLAGAFSVATQGLTVGIIGVALFTVGIVAGQAVTGLIIDRIGYGPAGAVAVTVGRAAGAALALASVVVALTGDLLERTPWWILFMPFGVGVGIAYQQATNGRLGLLVGNPMTATLMNFIAGTTVLTIAAVISVTLMGPTNPWPTEPWLYVGGVIGVLYIFVSAAVVHRIGVLLLGLASVVGQLTTSVIVDAFFPASNPPAWWQSTIMVVLALAAVITATVPWNRLKRRRRR
- a CDS encoding protein-disulfide isomerase — its product is MSNEEAEGTPAEEQNLPEAKPETGIVPTTTGTTPVAQESRRDAVREKAQLVSAQQKRSRLIWRSVIGFVAVAVIAAAAIVVTNVVAGEAGKPLSEPKNLVNGGFVVDVDLVSASTSAGNGTITEPTATPEATEEVPVEETPDATPTAAPLNVNIYTDYHDADASAFQIANAVQLAKWVREGAITLTYYPIATVTGQSNGTKYSVRAMASVGCVATYSPVSLFAYHHELLATQPAVETEGYSNAELADLAIAIGADQPKKVRACIEDETFTVWAKKQTDEVAGKKVADSKVKLDGSFLVLIDGVKYVGNPGNAAEFAQAVLKASSDAFYAPTPTPTPSEVATETPAPEATTPAPTESVTPAPGT
- a CDS encoding ABC transporter ATP-binding protein, producing the protein MASVTFDAATRVYPGATRASVDKISLEIEDGEFLVLVGPSGCGKSTTLRMLAGLEEVNSGRILIGDRDVTDVPPKDRDIAMVFQNYALYPHMTVAENMGFALKIAGVSKQERAQRVEEAAKLLDLTDYLNRKPKALSGGQRQRVAMGRAIVREPQVFLMDEPLSNLDAKLRVQTRTQIASLQRRLGVTTVYVTHDQTEALTMGDRIAVLKDGLLQQVGTPRELYERPANEFVAGFIGSPAMNLFEAKIADGGVVWGNEIVAVERDVLAKATGETVTIGIRPEDLVLGGATDGGLPVTIDLVEELGADGYLYGRAGAGTDAEHEIVARVDGRNHPNAGETVSLKPVAGHLHVFDATTGERLTDKAIASA